TGGTCAAGAGGATTTTACTGCAGTCCCGCTTGATACtgctccttctcttccctccttctctcctatCTCAGCTGATCCCTTTAAAGAGCACGCAGCCTTTGATACACTCTCAGATGGATTACCTGCAAGAggcatttacaaagaaaatgcaagtgaGGTTTATAAAGAAACTATGGAAAATGCAAGAAATCCATTTCTTgcagagggaaatgaaaaagacatttcagagaTTAAATACTCGGAATCCCCATTTGCTAAAGCAGAAGCAGCCATTTTCTCTCAAGCTAAAGAAGAAACACAGCTAGAGGGCCCTAAAGAATTACCTAATCTGGAGAAAATGCCTGCGCAGCAGCTGAAAATGTCTCCAGAAACTCCTCAAGATTTGTTTGAGAAAAACGAGGAAGATCTCTTTTATAACAAAGACAAATACAGAGGTGGTGATCATGGTGAAAAAGGGGCATTGAAAGAAGACCCTGTTAGGAGGGAAGAATATGCAGACTTCAAACCATACGAGCCAATATGGGAAGTAAAAGGTGCTAGTCATGGACTGAGCAGCGTGAGAGAGGATGTTGGAAGTAAGATAGATGCCAAACTAGAAAGCAGTTTAGATGAGAGATACGGTGTAGATAAGCTGAATGTGCAGAAGGATTATGAAAGAGAGAGTGAAGGCAGCACTGAAGATCGCTCTTTCCCAAGTTCCCCAGAAGCCGTAAAAGAACCTTTGCAGACTTACATCACTTGTACTAAATTTGAATCTTCTATAAGTCCTGATGGTAACAAAGTCAAATCTCTTTCTCCACTAGAGGAAGGCACTTCAGAAAATAGAACCGATGAcgagaaaaaaattgcagaaatgaAAGCTCAGACGAGCACAGAACAAGGTGATTTTAGCACTCAAGCAGTTGGCAAGCAGGAAGGTCAGGCAGCTGACTATGCTAAAACAGAGAGTATATCAACAGTGCCATCTGACACTGCAGCAAATATGCCTGAAGGTCTAACTCCTGATATAGTACAAGAAGCATATGAAAGTGAAATGCATGACGCGGCATGTACAAAACTTGCTTATGAAACAAAGATTGATTTAGTTCAAACCTCCGAGTCAGTACAAGAGACTCTGAAACCCGTCACACAACTCTGTCCCTCATTCGAAGGGTCGGAAGCAGCTCCATCACCGATATTGCCAGATATTGTTATGGAAGCACCACTGAGCACTGGGACTGCCAGTGCAGAAGCATCTGCTGTGCAGCTTGAAGCTTCCCTATTAGAAACATTTATTCCTACTGCTAATTATGAGAATGtaaaagaagagactgaaaaacCTCCCTTATACCAAGAGGCAGTGAATGTACCACTGACACAGGCCCAAGAAGCAAAAGAGGCATTAGCATTTAAAAAACCTGATCATGAGAGCAGCGCCAGTCCTGAAGATACAGAGACTCCATATATATCTATTGCATGTGACTTAATTAAGGAAACGAAGGTCTCTGGTGAATCTGCTTCTCCATCCTTTACAGATTATTCAAAGACACCGATAACAGAATGCATTTCTCAGGATGTGCCTGAACACAAGGAACTTGTTGAAAAACTGTCTCCGCAGTTTGGAAAATCTGACTTGTTTAATAGCCAGGTGATACCTGACTTTACTGAGAAAGTGAGCGAAGATCCATCTCTCATCTTAAAAAGTAAATCGACTGAGAATATTGTAACTGATGATGAACATGAGGAACGACTGGTGGATTCAGTAGCTGCCACGGGCAAGCCTTATCTGGAGTCTTTCCAACCCGAACTGGACTCTTCCAAAATCATTGCTGCTCTGCCGTCTGAGCCGACACCTACAAAAATAGCCAAGGCAGAGAAGATACCTCTTCAAATGGAAGAGCTGAATGCTATGGCTTATTCAGCTGATGTATCTGTTGCTACGGAACCAAAACCAGCAGACAACAAAGCTCTCTCACCCATGGAGTCTTCCCCAGTCTCAGTGGAAGAAGACTTTGTGATGTTAGCTCATCCTAAAACGGCTCCTGAGTTTGTGGCAGAAGAAGTAATGCACAAAGATGAAAGTGAAGAGACCAGTAAGGTGATCCAAGGTGAGAAGAAGCAGTTGCCTTGCCCAGAGCTACCCTGTGATCTGTCTATAAAGACTGTAGAAGTAAAAGCTGAGGAAGATACTAATGCCTTGAAAAAGTCCTTGGAGGCTGTGGACAGAGAAGTGCCTGAAGTATCCATGACGTCCTTACCGGCCACAGATACCTCACCTTTATCTGTTGAAAAAGAGATAGTCAGTGTAGTAAAACCAGAAGCTTTTGAGAAGGAAGCTGAGCGAGAAGCTGCTTctgttaaagaaaaggaaaaacctaCTGCTGTATTTTCAGCAAAGCTGAATAAATCTTCAGGTAATCTGTGTATGCTGTCTTGCAGTTCACTAATCTGCATAATTCTTTAGCTAAACTTAAGCATGTCATGACTTAATCTTTTTAAGTCACTTTCTGTAAACTTCTCTATATAGGCCAAGGGTAACAGAAAATGTTAGTGCCTTCACTTTTACCTTTTTCATATTCTGATTgctttagtactttttttttttctgcttatcaGGGATGGACTCACTATCTCCAGTTTTCTCCTTCAGTTCTCCTGCTGGTGATCTGTTCATACAGAAATAAGTCGCTACTCGCTGCAAGCTCTTCTGTGGTTGTCTACAGGCTGGGCATGAGGTGGCCTTCCAAACTTGCTCTTAAAATGTGATAGTAAGCCAAGGATGCTGTTTCAGTCTGCTGTGTGTACGTGATTTGAAGaggcatttctttctttccatacACAGTTCAGACATCAGACTTTGAAACTTAGGAAAATACACTTGCTGCTACTGTGTGTGTCTGGAATCCGGAAAAGAACCTGTGCATCTCCACTCATGTGACTTGCAGCTTGCATTAGATCAAGGCCAGTGGTTTAAAATAAATAGTGCACATGAGGGAGCTTAGTATTCAGGTTACTGGGAAAGTGGCCATTAAGAAGTTGAGTATCCTGCAAACATTAAA
The genomic region above belongs to Calonectris borealis chromosome 3, bCalBor7.hap1.2, whole genome shotgun sequence and contains:
- the RTN4 gene encoding reticulon-4 isoform X4 is translated as MDELDQLPLVSSSSSGPARPQQPQFNYQFVLDDEKEEEEEEEEEEDEDEDFDEQLEVMERKPVAAPAPAAALQERPPQLLDLGGPAEPPRPAAPEPPQPDWSPPGAVSSSSSSATTPSPAQEQPSAPARPAQPQPPKPEPAAAPRRRGSSSGSADETLFALPATSAPLMHSSAEKVMDLQEQPGSTKSLGQEDFTAVPLDTAPSLPSFSPISADPFKEHAAFDTLSDGLPARGIYKENASEVYKETMENARNPFLAEGNEKDISEIKYSESPFAKAEAAIFSQAKEETQLEGPKELPNLEKMPAQQLKMSPETPQDLFEKNEEDLFYNKDKYRGGDHGEKGALKEDPVRREEYADFKPYEPIWEVKGASHGLSSVREDVGSKIDAKLESSLDERYGVDKLNVQKDYERESEGSTEDRSFPSSPEAVKEPLQTYITCTKFESSISPDGNKVKSLSPLEEGTSENRTDDEKKIAEMKAQTSTEQGDFSTQAVGKQEGQAADYAKTESISTVPSDTAANMPEGLTPDIVQEAYESEMHDAACTKLAYETKIDLVQTSESVQETLKPVTQLCPSFEGSEAAPSPILPDIVMEAPLSTGTASAEASAVQLEASLLETFIPTANYENVKEETEKPPLYQEAVNVPLTQAQEAKEALAFKKPDHESSASPEDTETPYISIACDLIKETKVSGESASPSFTDYSKTPITECISQDVPEHKELVEKLSPQFGKSDLFNSQVIPDFTEKVSEDPSLILKSKSTENIVTDDEHEERLVDSVAATGKPYLESFQPELDSSKIIAALPSEPTPTKIAKAEKIPLQMEELNAMAYSADVSVATEPKPADNKALSPMESSPVSVEEDFVMLAHPKTAPEFVAEEVMHKDESEETSKVIQGEKKQLPCPELPCDLSIKTVEVKAEEDTNALKKSLEAVDREVPEVSMTSLPATDTSPLSVEKEIVSVVKPEAFEKEAEREAASVKEKEKPTAVFSAKLNKSSVVDLLYWRDIKKTGVVFGASLFLLLSLTVFSIVSVTAYIALALLSVTISFRIYKGVIQAIQKSDEGHPFRAYLESDVAVSEELIQKYSNVVLGHINGTVKELRRLFLVDDLVDSLKFAVLMWVFTYVGALFNGLTLLILALISLFSVPVIYERHQAQIDHYLGLVNKNVKDAMAKIQAKIPGLKRKTE